In Cicer arietinum cultivar CDC Frontier isolate Library 1 chromosome 1, Cicar.CDCFrontier_v2.0, whole genome shotgun sequence, one DNA window encodes the following:
- the LOC101488238 gene encoding histone H3.2: protein MARTKQTARKSTGGKAPRKQLATKAARKSAPATGGVKKPHRFRPGTVALREIRKYQKSTELLIRKLPFQRLVREIAQDFKTDLRFQSSAVSALQEAAEAYLVGLFEDTNLCAIHAKRVTIMPKDIQLARRIRGERA from the coding sequence ATGGCACGTACCAAACAAACCGCTCGCAAATCAACCGGAGGCAAAGCTCCAAGGAAACAATTGGCAACAAAAGCCGCTCGGAAATCCGCTCCGGCTACCGGAGGAGTGAAAAAGCCTCACAGGTTCCGTCCAGGAACAGTCGCTTTACGTGAAATCAGAAAGTATCAGAAGAGCACAGAGCTTCTTATAAGGAAGCTTCCATTCCAAAGATTGGTAAGAGAAATTGCTCAGGATTTCAAAACTGATCTCAGATTCCAAAGCAGTGCCGTTTCTGCTCTTCAAGAAGCCGCTGAAGCTTATCTCGTtggtttgtttgaagatacTAACCTTTGCGCTATTCACGCTAAGAGAGTTACCATTATGCCTAAGGATATTCAACTCGCGAGGAGAATCAGAGGCGAGAGAGCTTAG